A genomic stretch from Edaphobacter aggregans includes:
- the queA gene encoding tRNA preQ1(34) S-adenosylmethionine ribosyltransferase-isomerase QueA, with the protein MRVADFHFDLPDELIAQSPPPVRGTSRMLVLDREAAEYRDDFFRNLPHLLRSGDLLILNDSRVIPARLFATRARGLHTQPSSPDPTGRIEVLLTEHIGGEDWSALVRPSRKVQPGERLHFAALNESEPLLEAEILAAGEFGERTLRFNPVQDFRAILDKIGHMPLPPYIHRDDSEEDKDRYQTVFSHEPGSAAAPTAGLHFTPEILAELRQRGVQIETITLHVGLGTFQPVRAENVEDIRLHAEHYTLPAATAEAVNAALREGRRIIAAGTTTTRTLEHCAQHSLEFEPHAGVRLEAHSGSTSIFISPGYRFRVVSGLLTNFHLPQSTLLMLVSAFAGREAVLAAYAHAVRERYRFFSYGDCMLIL; encoded by the coding sequence GTGCGTGTAGCCGATTTCCATTTCGACCTTCCTGATGAACTCATCGCCCAGTCGCCGCCGCCTGTACGTGGCACCAGCCGTATGCTCGTCCTTGACCGCGAGGCCGCCGAATATCGCGACGATTTCTTCCGCAATCTGCCTCACCTGCTTCGTTCGGGCGATTTGCTGATCCTCAACGATAGCCGCGTCATTCCTGCTCGTCTCTTTGCTACTCGCGCCCGTGGCCTTCACACGCAGCCCAGTTCGCCGGATCCGACTGGTCGTATCGAAGTTCTTCTTACGGAACATATTGGTGGAGAAGATTGGTCTGCGCTTGTCCGCCCCAGTCGCAAGGTTCAGCCTGGAGAACGCCTGCATTTCGCCGCGCTGAATGAGTCGGAGCCGCTGTTGGAGGCGGAGATTCTTGCGGCTGGTGAATTTGGCGAGCGTACTCTTCGGTTCAATCCTGTGCAGGATTTTCGGGCGATTCTCGACAAGATTGGGCACATGCCGCTGCCGCCTTATATTCATCGCGACGATAGTGAGGAGGACAAAGACCGCTATCAGACGGTGTTTTCGCATGAGCCGGGTTCGGCGGCTGCGCCTACTGCGGGACTACACTTTACGCCGGAGATTCTTGCGGAGCTTCGTCAGCGTGGCGTGCAGATTGAGACGATTACGCTGCATGTTGGGCTGGGTACGTTTCAGCCTGTGCGGGCGGAGAATGTTGAAGATATACGGCTTCATGCGGAGCATTACACGTTGCCTGCAGCCACTGCTGAGGCTGTGAATGCTGCGCTGCGAGAGGGGAGACGCATTATTGCTGCGGGAACAACAACGACGCGGACTTTGGAGCATTGTGCTCAGCATTCGCTTGAGTTTGAGCCTCATGCTGGTGTGCGGCTTGAGGCGCATTCGGGTTCGACCAGCATCTTCATTAGTCCGGGATATCGGTTTCGGGTTGTTAGTGGGTTGCTGACTAACTTTCATCTGCCGCAATCTACGCTGCTTATGCTGGTGAGTGCGTTTGCGGGCAGGGAGGCGGTTTTGGCGGCTTATGCGCATGCGGTTCGGGAGCGGTATCGGTTTTTTTCTTATGGGGATTGCATGTTGATCCTGTGA
- a CDS encoding CPBP family intramembrane glutamic endopeptidase, protein MPNFFLHTPVVFAALLTLLPFFLAAFCPCSVQVAQGLPLPFRILAPALLCVPYALVAASFGQFQWSWFSLYLLLPIVISLLLHRANLSDPEQRGDWRDFLILAVLGLAVDLRWFEPAWPARLAVFNKMLLLDAGIYGFLVIRKLRHVGFDLRLRLADLRIGARELAFYAPIAIALGLALGFLHLHAYIPSVFRVLLAWLFTFFFIAVPEELFFRGWIQNLLERRLGPRWALVLTAVLFGLSHFNKRAAHFNWRYVLLASLAGIFYGRAWRQQRRVGASAITHASVDTLWSIWLR, encoded by the coding sequence ATGCCGAACTTTTTCCTCCATACGCCGGTTGTGTTTGCAGCGCTGCTCACGCTTCTGCCGTTCTTCCTTGCAGCGTTCTGTCCGTGCAGCGTTCAGGTGGCGCAAGGATTGCCCCTTCCTTTTCGCATTCTGGCACCGGCGTTGCTCTGCGTTCCGTACGCACTTGTTGCCGCTTCCTTCGGGCAGTTTCAGTGGTCTTGGTTTTCTCTGTACCTGCTGCTACCTATCGTGATCAGTCTGCTGCTCCACCGTGCGAATCTCTCCGATCCGGAGCAACGCGGGGACTGGCGGGATTTTCTTATCCTCGCCGTTCTTGGGCTGGCTGTTGATCTGCGCTGGTTCGAGCCTGCCTGGCCTGCTCGACTCGCTGTGTTTAACAAAATGCTGCTGCTTGATGCGGGCATCTATGGCTTCCTTGTGATCCGCAAGCTGCGGCATGTTGGATTCGATCTCCGACTGCGCCTGGCCGACCTTCGCATCGGCGCGCGCGAACTCGCATTTTACGCTCCAATTGCTATCGCGCTCGGATTGGCGCTCGGCTTTCTTCACCTCCACGCATACATCCCTTCGGTGTTTCGAGTTCTGCTGGCGTGGCTCTTTACGTTCTTCTTCATTGCCGTTCCCGAGGAGCTTTTCTTCCGCGGCTGGATACAGAATCTTCTGGAGCGCCGCCTTGGCCCGCGCTGGGCGTTGGTTCTTACGGCTGTGCTCTTTGGGTTATCTCATTTCAATAAGCGAGCCGCGCATTTCAACTGGCGCTATGTCCTGCTCGCATCCCTGGCGGGAATTTTCTATGGCCGCGCGTGGCGTCAGCAGCGCCGAGTTGGCGCATCGGCTATCACCCATGCCTCGGTCGATACTCTCTGGTCTATCTGGTTGCGGTGA
- a CDS encoding lysophospholipid acyltransferase family protein: protein MDRHKGKLIFVPQTYTLKQRIALSIVPRIASLVIRCLGITLRYKDICDPGATPGYYVQPPAVYAFWHRCLLACAWRFRNGGVTILISRSFDGELIARTVERLGFIAIRGSSSRDGAVGLRNLQRAYLGGHYCAITADGPRGPAQVAKPGVVQLAKLVGSPVSAFYVHPERAWHLRSWDRFLIPKPFSRVTVAWTAQVPAEQAAVQAALDHAVELAESHKA, encoded by the coding sequence GTGGACCGTCACAAAGGTAAACTCATCTTCGTGCCCCAAACCTACACCCTGAAGCAGCGAATAGCTCTCTCCATCGTCCCGCGCATCGCGAGCTTGGTCATCCGCTGCCTCGGCATCACCCTTCGTTATAAAGATATCTGCGATCCGGGAGCTACTCCTGGTTACTATGTCCAACCTCCCGCCGTTTACGCCTTCTGGCACCGCTGCCTGCTGGCCTGCGCGTGGCGTTTTCGCAACGGCGGCGTCACCATCCTCATTAGCCGTAGTTTTGACGGCGAACTCATTGCCCGCACCGTTGAGCGGCTAGGGTTCATCGCCATCCGAGGTTCCAGCTCCCGCGACGGTGCCGTTGGTCTCCGCAACCTGCAGCGCGCCTATCTAGGCGGCCACTACTGCGCCATCACCGCCGACGGTCCCCGTGGCCCAGCGCAGGTAGCCAAACCCGGCGTTGTCCAACTCGCCAAGCTGGTAGGCAGCCCTGTCAGCGCTTTTTATGTCCATCCCGAACGCGCCTGGCATTTGCGCTCGTGGGATCGCTTTCTCATTCCGAAGCCTTTTTCTCGTGTCACCGTTGCTTGGACCGCGCAAGTTCCGGCGGAACAAGCCGCTGTGCAGGCTGCGCTCGACCATGCTGTAGAACTCGCAGAATCCCACAAAGCGTAA